A single genomic interval of Lucilia cuprina isolate Lc7/37 chromosome 2, ASM2204524v1, whole genome shotgun sequence harbors:
- the LOC111689838 gene encoding uncharacterized protein LOC111689838, translating into MTFVDFGHGLVLQREEFDIESRTKFDDDLREVVEYIKLQMHCGFPAYGVPPLAPYRSDFTKFDFQKSSWSVKGNFSDMVIIGLNEFDVVVLHWNNILRKITFEFNFPSIEAKSSYKLNAINHMFPTPVYFFGDGLFRLELINLKAKGSFKLKPLLLSGGLAVEDFKAQLTLESSHSKSTGFMNSLIYTKLFNSWIEEFINLTFAEQAEVSKTVEYFVVPIMNKALKNISLVELVALITGLVDVGLPTEVIC; encoded by the exons ATGACCTTTGTAGACTTTGGTCATGGATTGGTTTTACAACGTGAAGAATTTGATATCGAAAGTCGAACTAAATTTGATGATGATCTCAGAGAAGTAGTGgaatatattaaattacaaatgcATTGTGGTTTTCCTGCCTACGGAGTGCCACCTTTAGCTCCTTATCGTAgtgattttacaaaatttgattttcaaaaatccAGCTGGAG tgttAAAGGCAACTTTAGCGATATGGTGATTATTGGTCTTAATGAGTTTGATGTTGTGGTTTTACATTGGAATAATATCTTACGCAAAATAACTTTTGAATTCAATTTTCCCTCAATTGAAGCTAAAAGTTCTTATAAATTAAATGCTATAAATCACATGTTTCCCACCCCAGTCTATTTCTTTGGCGATGGCCTCTTTCGTTTGGAACTTATTAACTTAAAAGCTAAAGGCAGCTTCAAGTTAAAACCTCTCTTGCTATCTGGTGGCTTAGCTGTGGAGGATTTTAAAGCTCAATTAACACTGGAGTCATCACATTCGAAAAGTACTGGTTTTAtgaatagtttaatttatacCAAACTTTTCAACTCTTGGATAGAGGAATTTATTAACTTGACTTTTGCCGAACAGGCAGAGGTAAGCAAGACTGTGGAGTATTTTGTGGTACCGATTATGAATAAAGCTTTAAAGAATATTTCCCTAGTGGAATTGGTGGCCTTAATAACAGGCTTGGTGGATGTGGGTTTACCCACAGAAGtgatttgttaa